A region from the Eulemur rufifrons isolate Redbay chromosome 21, OSU_ERuf_1, whole genome shotgun sequence genome encodes:
- the ZNF891 gene encoding LOW QUALITY PROTEIN: zinc finger protein 891 (The sequence of the model RefSeq protein was modified relative to this genomic sequence to represent the inferred CDS: substituted 1 base at 1 genomic stop codon) translates to MAVIGLSPAWALLAXDSPCFCVRNTEDEKMAAGFPITWLQEPVTFGDVAVDFTREEWLLLDSAQRSLYRDVMRENYRNLTSVEYQLCRLTVISPLDQEEVKTMKKRIPQGIFPDQKIPLKNKELTPKQNIFGEIPSSAVKMIRVTVDNLFYTLREDKECYKIRKQLKTTEGSLRQVTYTQKNAVSQEIFCDYHELEENSKLRSKLIFSQRVSTSKHCQKCYSEIECLKHNLILNNFQKNSVSENLCESHECDRALWHLERTETAQKEYTCSKDGMHFKHNMFPIRNNFPVAENSYKFNKNKTFCNLSSLKQQGPAHNGEKHYECNQCGKAFKRISNLILHRKSHMGEKQYECKQCGKVFRDSSTLRRHVRTHTGEKPYECNQCGKAFSQKTSLKAHERIHTGEKPYECSQCGKSFGTSSYFIVHKRIHTGVKLYECSDCGKAFNTSSHLKVHKKIHTGENLYECNDCGKVCSGLSSLRMHVRTHTGEKPYECEKCRKAFSVSSSLRRHVRIHTGEKPYECIQCGKAFSQSSSLIGHKKVHAGKEPL, encoded by the coding sequence ATGGCAGTCATTGGCCTCTCCCCAGCATGGGCTCTGCTTGCGTAGGACTCTCCTTGTTTCTGTGTGAGAAATACTGAAGATGAAAAGATGGCTGCTGGGTTTCCAATAACCTGGTTGCAAGAACCAGTGACCTTTGGAGATGTGGCTGTGGACTTCACCCGGGAGGAGTGGCTGTTGCTGGACTCTGCTCAGAGAAGTCTGTACAGAGATGTGATGCGGGAAAACTATAGAAATCTCACATCAGTAGAATATCAATTATGCAGACTTACTGTGATCTCCCCATTGGATCAAGAAGAGgtaaaaactatgaaaaagagAATTCCCCAAGGCATCTTTCCAGACCAGAAGATTccacttaaaaacaaagaattaactCCTAAGCAGAATATTTTTGGGGAGATACCATCCAGTGCAGTGAAAATGATAAGAGTCACAGTGGATAATTTGTTCTACACATTAAGAGAAGACAAGGAATGCTATAAGATCAGAAAACAGCTCAAGACTACAGAGGGAAGTTTGAGGCAAGTgacatatacccaaaagaatgcAGTGTCTCAGGAGATATTCTGTGACTACCATGAATTAGAGGAAAACTCTAAACTTAGatctaaacttattttttcaCAGAGAGTTTCCACCAGTAAACATTGCCAAAAATGTTACTCAGAGATTGAATGTTTGAAACATAATTtaatcttaaataattttcagaagaaCTCTGTAAGTGAGAACCTCTGTGAAAGTCATGAATGTGACAGAGCTCTATGGCATCTTGAGAGAACTGAAACAGCACAAAAGGAATACACATGCTCCAAGGATGGTATGCACTTCAAACATAATATGTTTCCTATACGTAACAATTTTCCTGTGGCAGAGAATTCCTATAAATTTAATAAGAACAAAACCTTTTGTAATCTTTCATCCCTTAAGCAGCAAGGGCCAGCTCATAATGGAGAGAAGCACTATGAATGTAAtcaatgtggaaaagccttcaaaaGGATTTCTAATCTAATTTTGCATAGGAAGAGTCACATGGGTGAGAAACAATATGAATGTAAACAATGTGGGAAAGTGTTCCGTGATTCCTCAACCTTAAGGAGACACGTaagaactcacactggagagaaaccctatgaatgcaaTCAGTGTGGAAAAGCATTCAGTCAAAAAACATCCCTTAAGGCTCAcgagagaattcacactggagagaaaccttatgaatgtagtCAGTGTGGAAAATCCTTTGGCACAAGCTCTTACTTTATAGTGCACAAGAGAATACACACTGGAGTAAAACTCTATGAATGCAGTGactgtggaaaagccttcaacACAAGCTCTCACCTTAAGGTTCACAAGAAAATACACACAGGAGAGAACCTTTATGAATGCAATGACTGTGGGAAAGTTTGTAGTGGTCTCTCATCCCTGAGAATGCATGTGAGAacacacactggagagaaaccctatgaatgtgaAAAATGTAGGAAAGCCTTCAGTGTTTCCTCTTCCCTAAGAAGACATGTGAGAATTCACACcggagaaaaaccctatgaatgtatccagtgtggaaaagccttcagtcAGAGCTCTTCACTTATTGGACACAAGAAAGTTCACGCTGGGAAAGAACCCCTGTAA